From one Nitrososphaerota archaeon genomic stretch:
- a CDS encoding MBL fold metallo-hydrolase codes for MIFIQLPIGQMQNFSYIVGDDDTRQAAVVDPGYDVEKILKTINEQDLQVRYIINTHEHFDHTGENRSLAIETGAKIVAHEDSPISADISVKDGDVLKLGELEIKVIHTPGHSSGGICLLFDKKLITGDTLFVGECGRVDLPGGSAEELYDSLFNKIATLDNEIEVYPGHDYGQEPYSTIGYEKRHNYVLKPRTKEQFIQFMGER; via the coding sequence ATGATTTTCATTCAGCTACCTATAGGTCAGATGCAGAACTTCAGCTACATCGTCGGAGACGATGATACGAGACAGGCAGCAGTAGTGGATCCAGGCTACGACGTGGAGAAGATTTTGAAGACGATAAATGAGCAGGATCTGCAGGTCCGCTACATAATCAACACGCATGAGCATTTCGATCACACCGGAGAAAACAGAAGCCTCGCCATTGAGACTGGAGCTAAGATTGTAGCGCATGAGGACAGTCCGATTAGCGCAGATATTTCTGTCAAGGACGGAGATGTCTTGAAGCTTGGAGAACTGGAGATAAAGGTCATTCACACCCCGGGCCACTCATCTGGCGGTATCTGCCTGCTGTTCGACAAGAAGCTCATCACAGGAGACACACTGTTCGTAGGCGAATGCGGACGAGTCGATCTACCGGGCGGCAGCGCCGAGGAGCTTTACGACAGCCTCTTCAACAAAATCGCTACGCTAGACAACGAAATCGAAGTATACCCGGGCCACGACTACGGCCAAGAACCCTACTCCACAATCGGATATGAGAAGCGGCACAACTACGTTTTGAAGCCGCGAACAAAAGAGCAGTTCATCCAATTTATGGGTGAACGATAA
- a CDS encoding SCP2 sterol-binding domain-containing protein: MPLKLKQFLNELLEVMEEDYQQQLQEIIKDARGITCLQTLDNEKAVIQIDRRRIKISSKAPKKQINVHITLSRNCLFEILEGRITLEQAFYSKELEVLGDPATLLRCYRIWERIMSLARTSARITFLTYRLR, from the coding sequence ATGCCGTTGAAGCTTAAACAGTTCCTGAACGAACTGTTAGAAGTAATGGAGGAGGATTACCAGCAGCAGCTGCAGGAGATAATTAAAGACGCCCGGGGAATCACCTGCCTCCAGACCCTTGATAACGAGAAAGCTGTTATCCAGATAGATAGACGTAGAATCAAAATATCAAGTAAAGCACCCAAGAAGCAGATCAACGTCCACATAACACTCTCCAGAAACTGCCTCTTCGAAATCCTCGAAGGCAGAATAACTCTTGAACAAGCATTCTACTCAAAAGAACTCGAAGTACTCGGAGACCCAGCGACACTCCTAAGATGCTACCGCATCTGGGAAAGAATCATGAGCCTAGCTCGAACCTCAGCAAGAATAACCTTTCTAACATACAGACTCCGCTAG
- a CDS encoding polyprenyl synthetase family protein, translated as MSEQPPAVLRRKVAQRMQYYLKKNFRPNSLAYRLLADYPTRPGKGIRPAFCLAAAASVGGDYNNAVNTGAAIELLHNAFLIKDDIVDQSLYRRGDLTLNRKYGLALAANAGDAVKILSMSPMIDNLSVIGVRKSLQIILEIQEMARRSVEGQILELTYVRSNRVDLKPKDYYTICENKTCWYTVITPCRTGIIIGSDYATPEQLDTITRFALNLGLAFQITDDTLNLTSTQKVYGKEINGDILEGKRTLMLIHLLNSCTDQEKRKVRRILKTQREAKTEADITYVRELMEKYACLEYARNTAERLALKAREILLNECDWMTEKRWKQFFLNQTDYLVTRKR; from the coding sequence TTGAGCGAACAGCCCCCAGCAGTGTTGAGAAGAAAAGTCGCTCAACGAATGCAGTATTACCTCAAGAAGAATTTTAGGCCAAACAGCCTTGCATACCGGCTTCTAGCAGACTACCCAACTAGGCCTGGGAAAGGAATCCGACCAGCCTTCTGCCTCGCAGCAGCAGCATCAGTAGGAGGAGATTACAACAACGCGGTCAACACAGGAGCCGCTATCGAACTGCTGCACAACGCATTCCTCATCAAAGACGACATCGTGGATCAATCTCTTTACCGAAGAGGCGATCTAACCTTGAACAGAAAATATGGTCTCGCCTTGGCGGCGAACGCAGGAGACGCTGTAAAAATCCTAAGCATGTCTCCAATGATTGACAACCTCTCAGTAATAGGGGTCAGAAAGTCGCTTCAGATAATCCTGGAGATACAGGAGATGGCTAGAAGAAGCGTTGAAGGACAGATTTTGGAGTTAACCTACGTGAGAAGTAACAGGGTCGATTTAAAACCAAAAGATTACTACACTATCTGTGAAAACAAGACCTGCTGGTACACCGTAATCACCCCGTGCAGAACAGGCATCATCATCGGCAGCGACTACGCTACACCTGAACAGCTTGACACGATTACAAGGTTTGCCCTAAACCTAGGGCTGGCGTTCCAGATAACCGACGACACCTTGAACCTAACCTCAACACAGAAGGTGTACGGGAAGGAAATCAACGGAGACATCTTGGAGGGAAAAAGAACCCTGATGCTAATCCATCTCCTCAACTCCTGCACCGATCAGGAGAAAAGGAAGGTTCGACGCATCCTGAAAACGCAGCGAGAAGCCAAGACCGAAGCCGACATCACCTATGTAAGGGAACTCATGGAGAAATACGCTTGCCTCGAATATGCGCGTAACACAGCGGAGAGGCTTGCCTTAAAGGCTAGAGAAATCCTTCTCAACGAATGCGACTGGATGACGGAGAAAAGATGGAAACAATTCTTCCTAAATCAAACGGACTACCTTGTAACACGTAAAAGATAA
- a CDS encoding DHH family phosphoesterase — protein MSGFEELQQRAKEIGNQILHLIKDGKTILVVGHLDADGITSASLIGRAIQRKKGHYIIRIYSEMNPEVIEELKAGEYDFHILCELGAGLAKDIEAVLANKWILLDHHQIPPEEEDMPQVFNAWQFGFDGGREISAAGMAYFIAKEMDKENVDLSWLPVVAMVADRQDQGDRRSVLGLNRKILDDAIGLGLVKVINDLLLYGRETKPLHEALASTTTPFIPGLSGNRDACLATLASIGIQLKQNGRWRTLAEFSEDEKKKVVESIIPYLTQVATASEAVDSLIGDVYTLEKEDEHSSLRDAREFGTLLNACGRMKQGSIGVALCLGDRNQILQEGERVLSEYRRSLNRLIQTLLEDETRIVDKPGFNMVVGDGVVDEDMLGSLTSILSGVARFEKKVLLARTTTASGHYRLSLRRPPRADSDVNLGVVVQELCEANGGAGGGHEGAAGGKIPTANLKPFLRDLGKSLQKKGSGGGDDAAAVGEAE, from the coding sequence ATGAGCGGGTTCGAGGAGCTCCAGCAACGAGCTAAAGAAATCGGTAACCAGATTCTTCACTTAATCAAGGATGGAAAAACGATTCTCGTCGTCGGCCACCTCGATGCCGACGGCATCACCTCGGCAAGCTTAATCGGCAGAGCTATTCAGCGGAAGAAAGGCCACTACATTATCCGCATCTACAGCGAAATGAACCCTGAGGTCATAGAGGAGCTTAAAGCAGGTGAATACGACTTCCACATCCTCTGCGAACTCGGCGCCGGCCTCGCTAAAGACATTGAGGCGGTTCTTGCCAACAAATGGATTCTTCTAGATCATCACCAGATTCCGCCTGAAGAGGAGGATATGCCGCAGGTGTTCAACGCTTGGCAGTTCGGTTTCGACGGCGGCCGCGAAATATCCGCGGCCGGCATGGCGTATTTCATCGCTAAAGAGATGGATAAGGAGAACGTGGATCTGTCGTGGCTTCCTGTTGTGGCGATGGTTGCGGACAGGCAGGATCAGGGTGATCGGCGTTCCGTCTTGGGTTTAAACAGGAAGATTCTTGATGACGCTATTGGTTTGGGTTTGGTTAAAGTGATTAACGATCTTTTGCTTTACGGTCGTGAAACGAAGCCTTTGCATGAGGCGCTTGCCTCCACCACCACACCCTTCATCCCCGGGTTAAGCGGGAACCGCGATGCTTGTCTAGCCACTTTGGCTTCGATTGGTATTCAGTTGAAACAGAACGGTCGGTGGCGTACGCTGGCCGAGTTTAGCGAGGATGAGAAGAAGAAGGTTGTTGAATCCATTATTCCTTATCTGACTCAGGTGGCGACTGCTAGTGAAGCTGTTGACTCCCTGATCGGGGATGTGTATACTTTGGAGAAGGAGGATGAGCACAGCTCGCTGCGTGACGCAAGGGAGTTTGGGACTCTTCTCAACGCCTGCGGCAGGATGAAGCAGGGCAGCATAGGTGTAGCGCTCTGTCTCGGTGACAGGAACCAGATTTTGCAGGAGGGTGAGCGAGTTCTCTCGGAGTACCGGCGTAGTTTGAACCGGTTGATTCAGACTTTGCTGGAGGATGAGACTCGGATAGTGGATAAGCCGGGTTTCAACATGGTTGTCGGTGACGGTGTGGTTGATGAGGATATGTTGGGCTCACTCACATCAATTCTCAGCGGAGTCGCAAGGTTTGAGAAGAAGGTGCTTCTAGCAAGAACCACTACAGCCAGCGGTCACTACAGGCTTTCTCTGCGAAGACCTCCTCGGGCTGATAGTGACGTGAACTTAGGGGTGGTTGTGCAGGAGCTATGCGAAGCCAACGGAGGTGCAGGCGGCGGTCACGAGGGGGCGGCTGGCGGAAAGATTCCTACGGCTAACCTTAAACCCTTCCTGCGCGATCTCGGCAAGAGTCTGCAGAAGAAGGGAAGCGGCGGCGGTGATGATGCTGCTGCTGTTGGTGAGGCTGAGTAG
- the tsaD gene encoding tRNA (adenosine(37)-N6)-threonylcarbamoyltransferase complex transferase subunit TsaD, whose translation MVSTRGGTPKILSDVRDIYRPEKGEGIHPREASRHHAQVAAPVLSKALKEAAVKIEDVDAVAFSQGPGLGPCLRVGAVVARSVSAYYKKPLIPVNHAVAHIELAAMLTGASDPLVLLVSGGHTVITAFTARRWRVFGETLDLTIGQMIDQFGRAAGYASPFGREFEALSNKSNVFLDLPYTVKGNDVSFSGLLTASKRLLAGGRSLEDVCFSLQETGFAMLAEVVERALAFTEKKEVLIAGGVAANLRLREMLSQICGVHGAKLLAVPREYSGDCGAQIAWNGLQAFEAGVRVDVEKSSVKQSWRLDQVDIAWRR comes from the coding sequence ATCGTATCTACCAGAGGCGGTACACCTAAGATTCTCTCCGATGTCCGTGATATCTACCGGCCTGAGAAGGGGGAAGGCATTCATCCACGAGAAGCTTCGAGGCACCACGCTCAGGTAGCTGCTCCAGTGCTGTCTAAGGCGTTGAAGGAGGCCGCGGTGAAGATTGAGGATGTTGACGCGGTGGCCTTTTCGCAGGGGCCGGGGCTTGGGCCCTGTCTCAGAGTCGGAGCGGTTGTCGCCAGATCTGTCAGCGCCTACTACAAGAAGCCGTTGATACCTGTTAACCACGCGGTTGCTCACATCGAGTTGGCTGCGATGCTAACCGGGGCTTCAGATCCGCTTGTTCTCCTCGTTTCAGGCGGCCACACTGTCATTACCGCTTTCACGGCGCGGCGTTGGAGAGTGTTTGGTGAAACCTTGGATTTGACGATTGGGCAGATGATTGATCAGTTCGGCAGAGCTGCTGGTTACGCTTCACCCTTCGGCCGAGAGTTTGAAGCACTTTCAAACAAGTCGAATGTGTTTCTGGATCTTCCCTACACCGTGAAAGGCAATGACGTCTCCTTCTCCGGGTTGCTTACAGCTTCTAAGCGGCTGCTTGCAGGGGGAAGAAGTTTGGAGGATGTGTGCTTCTCGCTGCAGGAGACCGGTTTCGCTATGCTGGCGGAGGTTGTTGAGCGCGCCTTAGCCTTTACTGAGAAGAAGGAGGTTCTCATAGCCGGGGGAGTGGCTGCGAACCTGCGGCTTCGAGAGATGCTTAGCCAGATATGCGGTGTTCACGGCGCTAAGCTTCTAGCTGTCCCCCGGGAGTATAGCGGGGACTGCGGAGCCCAAATTGCGTGGAACGGTCTCCAAGCCTTCGAGGCCGGTGTCCGAGTAGATGTTGAGAAGAGTTCGGTGAAGCAGTCTTGGCGGCTTGACCAGGTGGATATAGCTTGGAGAAGATGA
- a CDS encoding NAD(P)H-hydrate epimerase, with protein MERIDANSEKLGVPRILLMENAGRAIAEHLKNHFKTLAGKKIVVVAGTGNNGGDGFVAARHLAGYGAKITVILLGLDVKTSEAATNWRALKSMTKTVRLIARSDAGFEEELERSILDADIVVDAIFGTGIKGLLKPPQSTAIDLINRSKAYAVAVDIPSGLDPLTGEVHDRAVAADTTVTFHRVKTGLLKRSDLTGEVILAPIGVPPEAEEGVLEK; from the coding sequence ATGGAGCGAATCGACGCTAACAGCGAGAAGCTAGGCGTTCCCCGCATCCTCCTCATGGAGAACGCTGGCAGAGCCATCGCGGAGCATCTGAAAAACCATTTCAAAACTCTCGCCGGCAAAAAGATAGTGGTGGTCGCGGGAACAGGTAACAATGGGGGAGACGGCTTCGTCGCAGCTAGACACCTAGCTGGATACGGCGCGAAAATCACAGTTATTCTACTGGGCCTAGACGTCAAGACCAGTGAGGCGGCGACTAACTGGCGTGCACTCAAAAGCATGACCAAGACAGTCAGGCTCATCGCCAGAAGCGACGCAGGTTTCGAGGAGGAGTTGGAGAGGAGCATTCTTGACGCCGACATCGTTGTTGACGCTATCTTCGGCACAGGCATCAAAGGACTGTTGAAGCCACCTCAATCCACAGCGATAGATCTGATAAACCGATCGAAGGCCTACGCAGTAGCTGTTGACATCCCGTCCGGCCTCGATCCTTTGACAGGAGAGGTTCATGACCGTGCAGTAGCGGCTGATACGACCGTCACCTTCCACCGCGTCAAAACCGGCTTGCTGAAACGCAGTGACCTGACCGGCGAAGTTATACTAGCTCCAATCGGCGTACCACCCGAAGCTGAAGAAGGAGTATTGGAGAAGTAG
- a CDS encoding acyl-CoA thioesterase — MMPSDANPAGNVHGGTVLKMIDEVGGIVAYRHARMNVVTASIDRVDFFHSVNVGDMLILKSAVNYVGRTSMEVGVRVESENLTTGEVKHVGSSYMTFVALDKSGRPSEIPDIQPVTDKEISRYDEGAARRRARLGLLRRRS; from the coding sequence ATGATGCCTAGTGATGCTAATCCGGCTGGTAATGTTCACGGCGGCACCGTTTTGAAGATGATTGATGAGGTCGGTGGGATTGTGGCGTATCGACATGCGAGGATGAATGTTGTGACCGCGTCTATTGATCGTGTTGACTTCTTCCACTCTGTCAATGTGGGTGATATGCTGATTCTGAAGTCGGCTGTGAATTACGTGGGGCGAACCTCTATGGAGGTTGGTGTCAGGGTTGAGTCTGAGAACCTTACTACAGGCGAGGTCAAGCATGTAGGATCTTCCTACATGACCTTCGTTGCGCTGGATAAGTCTGGGAGACCATCTGAGATTCCAGATATACAGCCTGTGACGGATAAGGAGATAAGTCGATATGATGAGGGTGCGGCTCGTAGAAGAGCTCGCCTAGGGCTGCTGAGAAGACGCTCCTAA
- the glgX gene encoding glycogen debranching protein GlgX has protein sequence MRVWPGKSYPLGANWDPERKGVNFALYSENATGVELLLFDALDAKAPRETVQLKEKTGFTWHTYLPDVLPRQLYAYRVDGPYEPEKGLRFNPAKALIDPYAKAIAGTLQYDDALFGYYVGDQVTDITKDDRDSAPYISKCVVIDPAYDWGDDRPPKIPWNETIIYEAHVKGFTKQHPEVPDNRKGTYLGLASQRVIQYLKDLGVTAVELLPVHESMDERSLVEKGLRNYWGYNTIGFFAPDCRYSSSGIMGEQVVEFKDMVKALHQAGIEVILDVVYNHTGEGNHLGPTISFRGIDNTSYYRLVPENPRYYYDFTGTGNSLNMSNPYVLQLITDSLRYWVQEMHVDGFRFDLASTLAREFFEVDRLSSFFDVIQQDPVISQVKLIAEPWDLGQGGYQIGNFPPLWAEWNGKYRDTVRRFWRDDQGQLIDLAYRLTGSSDLYQSGGRAPHASINFITAHDGFTLQDLVSYNEKHNEANKNNNQDGTDENYSWNCGFEGITSDPQIINLRDKQKRNFILTLFLSQGVPMLLGGDEIGRTKQGNNNSYCQDNEINWYDWNLDDRKKTLLEFTRKVISFRKEHPTLRRRKFFQGRNLFGSQDKDITWLQPDGSEMIDQAWQRPRTNAIGMLLGGSTIGEVNERGERIADDTLLIILNAHYEAIQFMLPNSGSHWEPILHTYGRSLTSLEKAAAAGQKVRIEGRSIMIFRLI, from the coding sequence TTGAGGGTATGGCCTGGCAAATCATATCCACTAGGTGCAAACTGGGATCCTGAGAGGAAGGGCGTCAACTTCGCGCTGTACTCCGAGAACGCAACAGGTGTAGAGCTCCTGCTCTTCGACGCCCTCGACGCAAAGGCACCTAGAGAAACGGTGCAGCTTAAAGAAAAAACCGGGTTTACTTGGCACACCTATCTACCTGATGTTCTTCCCCGTCAGCTGTATGCTTACCGTGTAGACGGCCCGTACGAGCCTGAGAAGGGTTTGCGCTTCAACCCAGCTAAAGCACTGATAGATCCTTACGCTAAAGCCATAGCTGGAACCTTGCAGTATGATGATGCGCTCTTCGGCTACTATGTTGGAGATCAGGTGACTGATATAACAAAAGATGATCGGGACTCCGCTCCTTACATTTCGAAATGCGTCGTCATCGATCCTGCGTATGACTGGGGGGATGATCGTCCACCGAAAATCCCGTGGAATGAAACGATAATCTATGAGGCTCATGTGAAAGGATTCACCAAGCAGCACCCGGAGGTTCCTGACAACAGGAAAGGAACCTATCTTGGCCTCGCATCTCAGCGAGTAATACAGTACCTGAAGGATCTCGGAGTAACTGCTGTGGAGCTGCTGCCTGTCCACGAGTCTATGGATGAGAGAAGCCTCGTAGAGAAAGGGTTGAGAAACTACTGGGGATACAACACAATCGGCTTCTTCGCCCCAGACTGCAGATACTCCAGCTCAGGCATAATGGGTGAACAGGTTGTCGAGTTCAAAGACATGGTGAAGGCGCTCCACCAAGCTGGAATAGAAGTAATACTTGACGTTGTATACAACCACACCGGCGAAGGAAACCACCTCGGCCCAACCATCAGCTTCCGCGGCATCGACAACACATCATACTACCGACTAGTCCCAGAAAACCCGCGGTACTACTACGACTTCACAGGCACCGGCAACAGCCTAAACATGTCAAACCCCTACGTGCTGCAGCTAATCACAGACAGCCTAAGATACTGGGTGCAGGAGATGCATGTAGACGGCTTCCGCTTCGACCTAGCCTCAACCCTAGCCCGAGAGTTCTTCGAAGTAGATCGCCTCTCCAGCTTCTTCGACGTAATCCAGCAGGACCCAGTCATCTCCCAAGTCAAACTCATAGCCGAACCCTGGGATCTCGGGCAAGGAGGCTACCAGATAGGAAACTTCCCACCCCTCTGGGCTGAGTGGAACGGAAAATACAGAGACACAGTGAGAAGGTTCTGGCGAGACGATCAAGGACAACTCATCGATTTAGCCTACCGACTAACAGGATCCAGCGATCTCTACCAAAGCGGAGGAAGAGCACCGCACGCAAGCATCAACTTCATAACCGCCCACGACGGCTTCACACTGCAAGACCTAGTTAGCTATAACGAGAAGCATAACGAAGCGAACAAAAACAACAATCAGGACGGAACCGATGAAAACTACAGCTGGAACTGCGGCTTTGAGGGAATCACCTCCGACCCTCAGATCATTAATCTAAGGGATAAGCAGAAGAGAAACTTCATCTTAACACTCTTCCTATCTCAAGGCGTCCCGATGCTGCTGGGCGGCGACGAGATTGGAAGAACGAAGCAGGGCAACAACAATTCTTACTGCCAAGACAACGAGATAAACTGGTACGACTGGAACCTAGATGACCGGAAGAAGACGCTACTCGAATTCACTCGAAAAGTAATATCCTTCAGAAAGGAGCATCCAACACTCCGCAGAAGAAAATTCTTCCAAGGCCGAAACCTCTTCGGCTCCCAAGACAAAGACATCACATGGCTACAGCCTGACGGCAGCGAAATGATCGATCAGGCTTGGCAACGACCTCGAACCAACGCCATTGGAATGCTACTGGGTGGCAGCACAATCGGCGAAGTCAACGAAAGAGGGGAGCGAATAGCTGACGACACACTGCTCATCATCCTAAACGCACATTACGAAGCAATCCAGTTCATGCTACCCAACTCAGGCAGCCACTGGGAACCCATACTCCACACATACGGACGCTCACTCACATCCCTAGAAAAAGCCGCAGCAGCCGGACAAAAAGTCAGAATCGAAGGACGATCAATCATGATATTCCGACTAATATGA
- a CDS encoding Kae1-associated kinase Bud32, whose product MKMKLLTRGAEASVYLGEWFGQEAVFKIREPKQYRHPALDSKIRRLRTLHEASFIAEARRLGVATPLIYFVDQERGEIVMQFLHGRRLKEIIDCDGAEVVERWCREVGRYAARLHLGRVIHGDLTTSNFIAVGDRLALIDFGLAFYSTRLEDRAVDLHLLDTLAESAHHRVAGTVSQAVLEGYREVMGEAEAEKVLKQLKEVERRGRYKKQVD is encoded by the coding sequence ATGAAGATGAAGCTTCTGACACGCGGCGCAGAGGCCTCGGTCTATCTCGGGGAATGGTTCGGTCAAGAAGCTGTGTTCAAGATCAGGGAGCCGAAGCAGTACCGACATCCTGCTTTAGATTCGAAGATTCGTAGGTTGAGGACGCTTCACGAGGCTTCGTTCATCGCTGAGGCGCGTAGACTTGGTGTGGCTACTCCGCTGATTTACTTCGTGGATCAGGAGCGAGGCGAGATTGTGATGCAGTTTCTTCACGGCCGCAGGCTGAAAGAGATTATTGACTGCGACGGCGCGGAAGTTGTTGAGCGGTGGTGTCGTGAAGTCGGCCGCTATGCTGCGCGTCTCCACCTTGGAAGAGTCATCCACGGCGACCTGACCACATCCAATTTCATTGCTGTCGGGGATCGTCTCGCCTTGATTGATTTCGGTCTCGCCTTCTACTCGACGCGATTGGAGGATCGGGCTGTTGATCTGCATCTTCTAGATACGTTGGCTGAGAGTGCGCATCACAGGGTTGCAGGAACAGTTTCGCAGGCTGTTTTGGAGGGTTACAGAGAAGTTATGGGCGAGGCTGAGGCTGAGAAAGTGTTAAAGCAACTTAAAGAGGTTGAGCGCAGAGGGAGGTACAAGAAGCAGGTTGACTAG
- a CDS encoding XTP/dITP diphosphatase: MTSSLAGSRSRVVKFATGNLHKFKEAQAILFDTGIQLEMISSAKALEIQSDDLTEIAVASLRDTHIRERGPLIVEDAGLFVESLNGFPGPYSAYVNRTLGCDGILRLLTGTKSRNAEFRSAIAYTDDDLRLKVKTFLGVVKGRIADEMRGQRGFGFDPIFIPTGYDMTFAEMGIEEKSQLSHRARALDAFASWYLQDP; encoded by the coding sequence TTGACTAGTAGTCTCGCCGGTAGCAGGAGCCGGGTCGTCAAGTTCGCCACTGGAAACCTCCACAAATTCAAGGAGGCTCAAGCAATCCTGTTCGACACTGGCATTCAGCTGGAGATGATTTCTTCAGCGAAGGCCTTGGAGATTCAGTCGGATGATTTAACTGAGATTGCGGTAGCCTCACTGCGTGATACGCATATCAGAGAGCGTGGCCCTCTTATTGTAGAGGACGCAGGTCTCTTCGTAGAGTCGCTGAACGGTTTTCCCGGACCATACTCGGCTTATGTTAACCGGACGCTGGGTTGCGACGGTATCCTAAGGCTCCTCACAGGCACAAAAAGTCGTAATGCGGAGTTCAGATCGGCCATTGCGTATACGGATGATGATCTTAGGCTGAAGGTGAAGACCTTCCTCGGGGTTGTTAAGGGGCGTATCGCCGATGAGATGCGTGGCCAGCGCGGCTTCGGCTTCGACCCTATCTTTATCCCGACAGGTTACGACATGACGTTTGCCGAGATGGGGATTGAGGAGAAAAGCCAGCTCTCGCACAGGGCGAGAGCTTTGGATGCCTTTGCATCTTGGTATCTTCAAGACCCTTGA
- a CDS encoding 30S ribosomal protein S15, translating to MGRMYSRSRGKSHSMRPTFKRAPSWITYSPDEVEALIVNLAKDEVPPSVIGVRLRDEYGIPLVKPVLGKSMYDVLKAHNLAKEIPEDLSLLVKRAQNLHAHLKENPGDHKNVHSLELVEAKIHRLTKRYKRLGLMAQHWKYESKIAQFT from the coding sequence ATGGGGCGAATGTATTCACGTAGTCGGGGCAAGTCCCACTCGATGAGGCCTACGTTTAAGCGGGCTCCGTCGTGGATTACTTATAGTCCTGATGAGGTTGAGGCTTTGATTGTTAACTTGGCGAAGGATGAGGTTCCGCCTAGCGTGATCGGTGTCAGGTTGAGGGATGAGTACGGTATTCCTCTTGTGAAGCCGGTTCTAGGCAAATCTATGTATGATGTTTTGAAGGCGCATAACTTGGCGAAGGAGATTCCTGAGGATCTTTCTTTGCTGGTGAAGCGTGCTCAGAATCTGCATGCTCATTTGAAGGAGAATCCAGGTGATCATAAGAATGTTCACTCGCTTGAGCTGGTTGAAGCGAAGATTCACCGTTTAACGAAGCGGTACAAGCGGCTCGGACTTATGGCTCAGCACTGGAAGTACGAGTCGAAGATAGCGCAGTTCACCTAG
- a CDS encoding NAD(P)/FAD-dependent oxidoreductase, whose amino-acid sequence MKIAVVGMGVSGSYLSNQLSGNSSSSIGSHQVTSFERYPEKKYQCVCAWGTSKHYISGYAKKCGLNFDEYILHEGSRMLVSIGGTEVEAPLCGLVTFDKHRFLQDMQRGQKIRFGSFIRSEEDLKGRYDLVIDATGLRTLLPRIQQHEVMIPCVQYTVKYRDPPFDDFYVEILQDMSGYLWYFPLGDGRAHVGAGDLNHGHQAILQRFFDRFGGEKEEVGGKPVRICPPRNCQPFRLGRVVGVGESIGTVFPLLGEGIIPTLQCSDLLLSNLDDLDRYCSEVLSQFSFYGTAYSFLEPLLRGEINLLDHAGLSLAVLMHMRANETRYGFRMGLSGLSIEPFSFINQMIRTASKVRL is encoded by the coding sequence ATGAAGATTGCAGTAGTCGGAATGGGTGTTTCTGGCTCCTATCTGAGCAATCAGCTCAGCGGCAACAGCAGCAGTAGTATTGGTTCTCATCAAGTTACAAGTTTTGAAAGATATCCTGAGAAGAAGTATCAGTGTGTCTGCGCTTGGGGAACAAGTAAGCACTACATTTCCGGATACGCGAAGAAGTGCGGTCTTAACTTCGATGAATATATTCTGCATGAAGGCAGCCGGATGCTGGTTTCGATAGGTGGGACAGAGGTTGAGGCGCCGCTATGCGGGCTCGTAACCTTCGATAAACATCGATTTCTTCAAGATATGCAGCGCGGGCAGAAAATCAGGTTCGGCTCCTTCATCAGAAGCGAGGAGGATCTGAAAGGCCGTTACGATCTAGTGATTGACGCTACTGGGCTTAGAACGCTGCTTCCAAGGATACAGCAGCATGAGGTGATGATACCTTGCGTTCAGTACACTGTGAAGTATAGGGATCCGCCGTTCGACGACTTCTACGTCGAGATCTTGCAGGATATGAGCGGATACCTGTGGTACTTCCCTTTGGGTGACGGTCGGGCACACGTAGGCGCCGGGGATCTGAACCATGGTCATCAGGCTATTCTGCAGAGGTTCTTCGATCGGTTTGGGGGAGAGAAGGAGGAGGTTGGGGGCAAGCCGGTGCGGATATGTCCTCCAAGAAACTGTCAGCCGTTCCGGTTAGGCAGGGTTGTTGGTGTAGGTGAGAGTATCGGTACAGTGTTTCCTCTCTTAGGGGAAGGGATAATTCCGACGCTTCAATGCTCAGATCTTCTCTTGAGCAACCTAGATGATCTTGACAGATACTGCAGCGAGGTGCTCAGCCAATTCTCATTTTACGGAACCGCGTACAGTTTTCTGGAACCTTTGCTGCGAGGCGAAATTAATCTCCTGGATCATGCCGGTTTGTCGCTCGCCGTGCTGATGCATATGAGGGCGAATGAGACTCGTTATGGCTTCAGAATGGGGTTATCCGGCCTGTCAATAGAGCCTTTCTCATTCATTAATCAAATGATTAGGACGGCAAGCAAGGTCAGACTATAG